Part of the Perognathus longimembris pacificus isolate PPM17 chromosome 1, ASM2315922v1, whole genome shotgun sequence genome, tgagtagctaggattataggtattagtCACTGGCTCCCAGTTCcgattttaatttttgctttcaaCATTTTCCTGGCTCTTCTTTAAGTGTTTGATGCAGTGTTTTTTTCCTGCTGGAGCAATTGGTGTCCTTCACCTTAGTGCTACAAGTACACCTGGTCCATTACTCAGAGAACTTGATGGAGGAAGTACAGAGAGAGCTGGGAAGCGCTGCTCACCCAGCTCCTACACTGTGTCAACAAGGTGACCTTCATAGCATAAAGGCTTCAGCTTCACTTTTGCTTTCCAGTGCTACACACAGATGACTCTTATAGTTAACCCCTACTCAGAACCATACAGAGAAAGAACTTCTGGAGAATAGAGTCCCAGTACAGGTACACTTGAACAATAGGAAAGCACTACAGTCcatccttttgtcctttgtcagcTAGGCCTCAACACATACCTCTTTCAATCATACTAATTTCCAGATGAAGACAACAGTAAAAAAATATCTACCTAAAATAAGGCAACTATTCTACAATTGTAAATGTACTAACCTTCATAAAAAAGGATACAAATCCTTTCATCTATTTTTAGATGATGTCCATTCTAGCTGAATTACACTCCTATATAGACACCATAACCAAAAATACCAAAATGGAAGAGCAAAAACTAGTAATACATCATATGTTCAGTGGtaagagaataagaaaaaaaatggataggcgccagtagttcatgcctgtaatcctagctagtcaagaggctgagacctgaggattgtggttcaaagccagcccaggcaggaaaatccttgagactctcatctccaattaaccacagaaaatcggaagtggcactgtggctcaaagtggtagagtactagccttgagccgaagagctcagggacagcacccagaactagagttcaaggcctgtgaccaagaacaataagaaaaaaaaaggaaaagaaaaagaaaaaaagttgatgaATATATGCAAAAATGTATTCATATTGAGGAAGTATTGTGTCACTTTGTTAGAAGTAGGAGGAGCAAGGTAGCAACTTTATCTTCTGAAAGGGTCAAATCAGCAGGCTCCATTCCACACAGAGAGGAGACCAAAGTCCTTGGGGACTTTGGAAAGGTGACTAGCTTGAGGCGAGATGAAGTTATATAGCAGGTTCTACTAGGAGAAAGCATACTGTTTCTGAAGGTATTTACTAGcctgtatgtagaaaaaaaaaaagcatttactaGAGGTATACCTAGAGGAAAATGCTGAGTTTTCTAAATCCATCACTTCTTCcaaatgtatatgtgtgcatgctggttcttgggcttgaactcaaggcttctcacttggatttttttttcccctcaaggctagtgctctaccacttgagtcatacttctagctttttactggttaactggaaataaatatctctcgggggctgggaatataccttagtggtggaatgcttgccttgcatacatgaagccctgggtttgattcctcagcaccacatacacagaaaaagctagaaatggtgctgtggttcaagtggtagagtgctagccttgagcaaaaagaagccagggaccagtgctcagaccttagttcaagccccaggactggcaaataaataaataaataaataaatctcaggcttttctgcctgagctgccttggaaccatggtgctcagatctcagcttcctgagtagctaggattacaaatatgagctgcTGATACCCAGCTGAATTCTTCCAGTTTTATTAGTTGGCATCCTACTataagttccttccttcctccccattcatttattttatttataatttattatcatAGTATAATTAACAGATATAGTTTTATTCAATGAATTATAATTTAATACTAACAACATATTGATATTATCTAAGACTTGGCAAAGGGAGAATTCCTTTAATTTGATCCTTAATTTTTGGACAAGAcaatatgatttttaaagcaCTTCCTTATTTTCTGGCATGATAAAATtgccttgtactttttttttttttttggcttgctaCATGCCCTGTTTATTGTGCAAACAAGGCCAGAAATGTACacggagggatggaggggtggatgcAGGTAGGAGGTCCATCCTGGAGGGGAGGCTGTGTAGAGCTGCCGGAAGGACGGGACGGGATGGGGCGGGACAGGGCCAGGCTCCCCCCCTCTAGTCCCAGTGCACCTGCGGGGCCTTCGCTTGACTGGCCACGTCCGAGCCGCTGAGCGCGCCTCCACGATGGCCAGCGCATACTCCAAGCTGGTGCTCGGGCCACGGCTGGTGAGGAGCAGGCCGTCCTTCTCCACGTGTAGCTGTAGTGACTCCCATTCACCATCTTGTCCTTGGCAAGTGGGTGGGACGTGACTTTGCTTCTGAAACCTATTTCATGGGCCAACAGAGCCGTGGGACCTGCACAGATGGCGGCGATGAGGCCCTTTCTGCTCTCCTGCTCCTTCAAGATCTCCTTTTAAGGCCTTCGACTTATAGATTCTGCGCGCCCAGGTTACCTCCAGGGAGGTCTACCAGGATCGTTCGGTCCCTGTTTCCGcgcctcttttttttgtttttttcctttttcataactatttttttgtaatttatttattaattaaacaaaaattttttgacaaggtgttgtgcaaaaagggtacagttacatagtagggcagtgtgtacatttcttgtgatatcttacaccgtgtttttctttcccttctctaggtcaggtagacatctATACAATAcgcaatgtaccaagaacatatacagtagccacgtggcccacgcccaagaaaattcgcctagggctttaaatgtaatgttgatattagaccatatgtcgacagtagtcttatgtgaaggtacatacatagcttttgagctattgtattcccactgagaggtcaatttttgacctttatatgttgagtagttgtttggttttagttacattctgttgggtcgctgccccaatcctgtgggaaataccatttgacaagaagtttttggtttcacagacctggtctctactgtctccccttcaccCCATCGGCGCCTCTTTCAAACTGGCATCAGGACAGATGACAATATCCCGACTGCAAACCACCGGGTTCTTCCCAGTCAGGCCCCCAATGGTGACCTTGATCCCTGCTCTCCTCATGAGATCCACCGGGATGACCATCTCCATGTCCTCTGCTCCTTTGGCCAGGATGACCAAGGCTCTTTTTGTGCCCATTTTTATGTTCTATTTGTTGAGGACAGACAACCTGAGGTGAGGGGGTGGGAACcacagcagcaccttgtacttTTTTCTACCCTGTGACTTAGACTCAGTTCTCAAAGAGCTcggattcatttttatttgtttctttgtgccagtagtgagctttgaactcagggcctgggtgctgtcccttagactttttgctcaggactaatgCTCtaacatctgagccacagctttgctgacagttaactggaggtaagaatttcatggactttcctgtctaggctggcttcaaatctcaatcctcagatctcagcctcctaagtagctaggattacaggtgtgagccactggtgcagaaCTTCagatgccttttttttccccccccagtcctggggcttgaactcggtgcctgagcactgtccctgagcttctttttgcttaagactagcactctaccacttgagctacagccccacttctggatttttctatatatgtggtgctgaggaattgaactcagggcttcatgtatatgatgcaagcactctacccctaggccatattcccagcccctcagatgcCTTTGAATGAAGAACACCATCTGGAAATCAAGGTCTAGGAGCCAAATCTGCCAATTGCTCCTGGGAAGCTGCTGCTTCTAGGCTCTTTGAGTACAACATGATATAAAGTACATGTAAAGTAAttcctgagctgggtgctggtggctcatgcttataattctagttactcaggaggctaagatctgagggttgtgctatgaagccagcctgggaagggcaggaaagcctacaAGACTCTTtatcttaaatatatacatatatatatatgtatatatcagaagtggagctgtggctcaagtggtagagcattaaccttgggcacaaaagctcagagataacacccaggccctgagttcaagcagcaggactggcacaaaaaaaaaaataaacatagtacTTCCTAAGGGAATGGAGGTTGACAGAATGCCAGTAGGCTCTAGAGGTCTGTAACCTTTTGAGCATATTGTCACTTTCTGATCTAAACTATTCCtgccttggttttgtttttgttttagtctgttgtggggcttgaactcaggacctgggcacggtccctaagctattttgctcaaggctaattaatgttctaccactttgagccacagctccacttttggtttttgagtaattaattggatataagagtctcatggggacttttcttctggggatggctttgaactgtgatcctctggtctcagaatcttgattagctagaattataggtgtgagccaccactttgTACTTTTCATGTTTTAGCCCTGGATCTCGTCACTTCTCCATGTAACCTTTTCAGGGGAACAGTATTTAGGAACTAAAATCTAAGCATCCCTTAACCTTTTAAGGCAGACCACTTCATTGAATCGAACTTGCTTTAGGCATTCTGAACTGCAAACTTGAATTAGGGCTCACTTGCTTGGGCTGAGCAGGCATTTAACTCCTCTATATTCTGTAAAATTGTAGTGATGGGACTCTGTAATCTCAAAATGTGAAAGCCTATTACCCCAAATCCCCAGGTGATCAGGCACCTGAGTTCCTCAAAGCAGGCCACAACTGGCTGAGCCCCGGATTTGCTCAAAACAATAGGTTCCTAGAACCAGGCCTGCGTAAGCAACTTCAGGCCAAGACTACAAACTTACAAAATGCataccagccaggtgctgggaatatggcctagtggcaagagtgcttgcctcttgtacacgaggccctgtgtttgattccccagcaccacatatacaggaagtggccagaagtgggcgctgtggctcaagtggcagagtgctagccttgagcaaaaagaaagaagccaggaacagtgctcaggtcctgcagtccaaggcccaggactggcaaaaaaaaaaaaaaaaaaaaaaaaaaagcataccatCCAGCCACCTTTGATCCTATCCCCATAGGACGCAACTTAAGTCCCTGCGCCCCTCACCGTTAagcctcctgtctcctggctctcctcaggtcaccctGGTGTCCCTCTTCATTAAAgttgatctggtctgttgaggtCCGTGTCAGCCTTTGTTCTTCTCACCTTTcaaattcttccttttctgtaaCTGGTAGATTCTACCAGGGCCAGCTTTGCTTATCAGTGGATTTTGGCATCTGTACTACAAGCCACATATAGAAAGCATTCTATATATACTTTCTGAGTGATTTCATGCTATCAGCATGCCTTTGAGAAATCTACTTGAGATACAGCCTCagctccaagttcaagggtcaCCACAGAGCAGTTAGTCAGTCACTGCCTCCATTTCTCAGAGTTACTTATCACAGTAACAGAGCAGAAAATAGACTTACTTCACCCTTGTACCTTCCTGTCTTACtgtttatctttctgttttattttgttaaaatagaACCCATAGAAGCCAACAACTTCGCCTATAAAATTTTTTAGTGTCTCCTTTTTCAAGGTGCCGTTCTCTAGATTTACTAAATggttagctctgtgtgtgtgtgtgtgtgtgtgtgtgtgtgtgtgtgcatggtggtggaggtgatgttggtggaactggggtttgaactcagaactttgagtttttgttttgttttgtttttgccagtcctggggcttgaactcagggtctgagcactgtccctggcttctttttggctttttctatatatgtggtgctgaggaatcgaacccagggcttcatgtataggaggcaagaactctaccactaggtcatattcctagcccaaccTTGAATTTCTTAAACAAGTCCACTTACCAGTTAAGCCACTCTGCCAGTCCAGAAAATGATTCAAATAACTGTGCTGTTTTCACAAAGGTGTTGTCTGTACTGATCTCTATAAAGCCTAAGGTGCTAACTAAAAAGGCATAGTTTAGTAGAGCATTTTAGCCTTaatttatttgggggaaaaaaaactgggattaaagttattttatgagggagggagggagggagggaggaagggaggagaaaagaaaggaaaagaagcagcCACACTagttatttaacaaaatatttcatATGGGAATTGTGTAAACAGGCACTAGAGAAcagaaaaggctcaaggacaaggTCACCCAGGCAACCACagacagcagaggcacagagaagaGTCTAGGCTCAGGGCAGGGGCTTTACAGTTCAGAAGCAGGCAGAAGGGGATTGTAGAAGTCAACCTAGAACACCTTTGAACAGGGTCAGCCTGGCTGGTCCTGCTTCTCTGAGGGGACTCACTGAGAGACTGATTATGGTaacagcagaaaaagctggagactGGAACAAACTGCTGGTAtcggagagaagggaaaggtggGGGAAGGATGTATAAAGAACtctggaaaggggctgggaatgtggcctagtggtagagtgcttgcctagcatgtgtgaagacctgggttcaattcctcagtaccacatatacagaaaaggccagaagtggctctgtggctcaaatggtagagtgctatccttgagcaaaaagaagccagggacagtgctcaggtcctgagttcaagccccaggactggcaataaataaaggtatgaataaacaaacaaataaataagaactctGGAAAAAGCAGCCAAGTTCCATCTTCCTCATCCACTTCTTCTCTGAACCCTCTAATGGGTGGAACCTCATGTAGGCTTTGCATCATTACTGCCCTACAATAACAGGGTAGAAGAATGACTTTGGAGCTGGCAGAGGATAACCTGGgcagggagtgtggctcaagtggtagagtgcctgccttgcaagctacaaggtcctgagttcaaatcccagtaacacaCATGCATGTTCATCCACAAAGACAGTTACTTAATGACCAGCACAGCACTCAACAGAAGCCCTGGTTCAAAGCAATCTGCTATATTGACACATTTAGACCTAAAATACTATACTGCAGAAAGAACACCTGAATGCCAGAATCCATAGGAAGGATGTTGTGTATAAACTCAAtgctttgtgtttgctttgttaaAGTCATCGTATGGCAAGATTTATATGGTAAATCACTGAGTAAATAATACAATACAACAAAGAATAATATAGTTATCTGTGCATTAATACATGGATAGAACTATGCCTTATTTTAGAGAAATTAAAGACTATTGAAAACTACAGATTAAAAATATGACACAAAAGtagaattctggggctggggatatggcctagtggcaagagtgcttgccttgtatacctgaggccctgggttcaattccccagcaccacatatacagaaaacggccagaagtggcgctgtggatcaagtagcagagggctagccttgagcaaaaagaagccagggacagtgctcaggccctgagtgcaaggcccaggactgccccccccccaaaaaaaagtagaattctGATATTTGACTATTGAGCTTGGGTCTTTCATTTGTtcagtaagtgctctaccactttagtgaTGCCCCAGCAGGTTAgaaaaacaagctgggtgctggtggttcacacccaaaattctagccactcagcaggctgagagatCAGAGGGTTGCAGTTCCAAAccaacctagacagaaaagtctgcgggacattcatctccaattagctaacacacacacacacacgtgaacctgtggttcaagtggtagagaatgctagcttgagcacaaaagctcagggatagtgcccaaaccctgagttcaagccccaggtccagcactcccctccacccccccaaaaaaagaaagatacaaaaatTCAGTAATatagtatgcttttttttttttttgccagtcctggggcttggactcagtgcctgagcactgtccctggcttctttttgctcaaggctagcactctgccacttgagccacagcgccacttctggctgctttctgtatatgtggtgctggggaattgaacccagggcctcatgtatacgaggcaagcactcttgccactaggccatatcaccagccccagtATgctttttttgaacagtgttcaaaaaggaatgtactagAGTTATGTgcgtataacccctctgtataccacctttacaataaaaataaattgaaacaaaaatatgcttttaaaaatttttcattctaggggctggggatatggcctagtggcgagagagcttgcctcgtatacatgaggccctgggttcgattccccagcaccacatatacagaaaacggccagaagtggcgctgtggctcaagtggcagagtgctagccttgagcaaaaaggaagccagggacagtgctcaggccctgagtccaaggcccaggactggccaaaaaaaaaaaaaatttttttttcattcttcttggCATTACTAGTagtgtttaaactcagagcttcactttttttttcttttttgccagtcatggtgcttcaactcagggcctgagcactgtccctggcttctttttgctcaaggctagcactctgccacttgagccatagcgccacttctggccatttctatatatgtggtgctgatgaagcgaatccaaggcttcatgtgtatgaggcaagcacttttgccactaggccatattcccagcccagagcttcACTTTTCTAATCCttttgccacatgagccacacaactagtccttttgcttttagcttcTCATGCTTTGACTCTGGCCAGTGTTGGACtgccatcctcctacctcagcctcccttccAAGTGGCCGAGAGCAGCATGCAACCACTACGCCCTGCCTGAGATCCTGCTTTGCAAAGCACTTGATAATTAGGAGATGAAAATTAGTAAGAGAAAGGTGAACTGTtacaaaattgagaaataaagaaaaaaagaaacaagataacaaaaggaagaaatttaagcaaaataaataaatgtggctTTGTTCTCACTTGGGAATCAATTTTATGATTATAGCATGTATACAACACTCAGTAGGGGAAGGGATGgagaaagacagaggaaaaatGGCTTAAAAGATGTGACACTGATGCATCAAAACAGCAAGTCTGAATACACTTTGGTCTAGTTACTTGCTTACAGGGGATTTATTTTACACTCATCACATGTTCAAAACGATGTTGTTGGCcgttgaactctgtccctgatcttttcagctcaaagctagcactctgatacttgagccacaaccacaattctggttttctggtggttcattggtggctttgaaccttgaccctcagatctcagactcctgagtaggtaggattacaggcataggccactgATACCCGGCTCACTGAAGCATTTACAAGCACAACAGACTGAAAGTTATGTTGTCAGTGGAAAGTAAATGATCCTAAACTTGTTTAATCAACCttgctaaaacaaaaaacaaaacaaaaagcaacaattaAGGCTGCCTACTTTTTCTTATTCTATGTGGTCATTTTAGTGTAATTGTATAACTATAATAAAGTctaatcatattttttatttttgagtctcACTTATGAACGTCCTGCCCCCCACgttctgggattacaaacatgcacCAGCTACCACATCTAGGTTCTAATTATCTAGCctgcaaaaagaacaaaaataacagtACCTTGGCATGGTTAATTACAAATGGCACACTATTGGCAATGCTCTTTTACAGCAAGCTGAAATATTAACAGCTAGAGTCGCACAGCGACACCTAGTGTACCCCTTTTGTAAAATCCCTCAGATTCGACTTCTGGGATGACCAGgtgccatttttttaaattttcacgtGGACAGCCTGACTAAAATGTGTTATTGCTTTAtgtttcagtactgggatttgaactcaaagattTGCTGTggctaggcaagtgatctactatttgagccatacctccagctacATTGATTTGCtttaaagacaaatatcacatggtTTCATgtgtggaatcttttttttttttttttttagttattataaaggtgatgtacaaagggggttacagttatataaatcaggcaaaaattgtatttccttttgtataatgtcactccttccctttctctgttttccctcctttccccacctacaagttgcatagttcattttcaacagtatctattgagtaccactgctacattggTTCAATCTTTGTCCCTCTCATATGtggagtcttaaaaaaaaaaaaagacaggaagtggGAAATTTGTGCTGTTGCCTAAGCGGGTTGTGGGCACCGACTGGTGACTGGAGGTGGCGCTGATTCAGTTGAGGGAAGACGgaggggctcaggcctgtctgTCCAGTGTCTTACACAATGGTAGAGGATGAGCTGGTACACTTCGATAAAAGCATAAGTGAATTTGGGAGTAAGTGCCGAAATACGCTGAGTGAAACTCCCTATCAGATGGTGGGACTGAGAGATGCCTACAAGGACTCCATTAAAGCACTGTCAGAAAAGCTGTCtgtgaaattaaaagaagaagaaagaaaggtcgAGATGTTTCTGGAATATCAAAATCAGATCTGCAGGCAGAATAAGatcatccaggaaaaaaaaagagcacctcTTAAAGTTGGTGGCTGAAGTCAAAGGCAAAAAGCAGGAGCTGGAAGTACTGACAGCAAACATCCAGGATCTTAAGGAAGAATATTCTAGGAAAAAAGAAGCTATTGCCACTGCTAATAAAGCTAATGAAGAGAGGTTGAAAAGGCTGCAGATGTCAGCAGATGTGTATAAAGATCGACTTGGactagaaattagaaaaattTATGGTGGCAAATTGCAGTTTATATTCACTGGTATTGACCCCAAGCAGCCTGAGACTCCGTTTATGTTTTCCTTACATTTAAATGAAGCAAGAGACTATGAAGTGTCAGATAGTGCTCCTCATCTTGAGTGCCTTGCAGAATTGCAAGAGAATGTGAGGAAGACCAACAATTtttcagcttttctttccttttttttttttttttttgccagtcctgggccttggactcagggcctgagcaccatccctggcttctttttgctcaaggctagcactctgccacttgagtcacagcgccacttctggccattttctgtatatgtggtgctggggaatcgaacccagggcttcaagtatacgaggcaagcgctcttgccactaggccatatccccagccccaatttttcaGCTTTTCTTGCCAATGTTCAGAAAGCTTTTACTGCAATGGTTTATAATTAATGTCTAAATAGTATATAAAgatcattgtttctttttctgtcatttaTCCTTTTGTAAAAGAGTTCTCATACATTGTCTACTTATAATTCATTGCTTttttgatatttctatggggtgtATAGGAAACCAGACCACCTAACCCCCAAATGTGCCTCTTTGATGTAAATATGTTTGAGCTGATGAAGCAGCAAAGTGAGAAAAGCTCTCTGCCCTTCCCCTAGTTGCCTAAAAGCAAGACATAACATTGTAAAAGTGGCTTTGCTCTCCATGTCCACAAGGCAAACAGAAGGCCACCACTAAAGAGAATCTTTCCCAGTTCACACATGGTGGCAGGAGAATTCATAAACCTTACTTCACTGCTTTCTTCCCATGACCTCATGTTCCACTGCTCCCCACCTCTGGAAGCCTAAACTGCTTTCTTCTGTAAAAACTTTTCTTTGTTGATGACCCTATGTAAGCCAGAGCTCTAAGCAACTTCTTCGAGTTACCATCCCATGTGATGTATTCTGCGTGCATTAATAAAGTtgcttgcattaaaaaaaaaaaaagacatgaaagtagAAGAGGGACTATTTAGTAAGAGACCAGAAGGAGAAAGGGGTGGAAATGGTCACAGTACAatagatatatgtgtatgaaAATGTTACAAAACCATTACCGGTCTAATTAACATGTCAATAAAGGCACTATAAAGTAGTCCTAAGAAGAGAAAAGTTATAGATACCTGCTGCACAAGTGAATACAGCTAGCACTACTATATTATACACTTGGAAATTAAGATGGTAATGCAAAATACTGCTTTCTTTTCAAAGGTTATATTCTTACatgaaatatctaaaatattcaaATGCATTGTTATCAAATAACTAC contains:
- the LOC125359864 gene encoding LOW QUALITY PROTEIN: kinetochore protein Spc25-like (The sequence of the model RefSeq protein was modified relative to this genomic sequence to represent the inferred CDS: deleted 1 base in 1 codon) → MVEDELVHFDKSISEFGSKCRNTLSETPYQMVGLRDAYKDSIKALSEKLSVKLKEEERKVEMFLEYQNQICRQNKIIQEKKEHLLKLVAEVKGKKQELEVLTANIQDLKEEYSRKKEAIATANKANEERLKRLQMSADVYKDRLGLEIRKIYGGKLQFIFTGIDPKQPETPFMFSLHLNEARDYEVSDSAPHLECLAELQENVRKTNNFSAFLANVQKAFTAMVYN